One window from the genome of Bubalus kerabau isolate K-KA32 ecotype Philippines breed swamp buffalo chromosome 17, PCC_UOA_SB_1v2, whole genome shotgun sequence encodes:
- the RINL gene encoding ras and Rab interactor-like protein translates to MMAQPEDKAPAGPTDQERLIPSQANGAGETPLRVLGTPESLLRLQRTWGVWQIPELDAHSAKALLDLWPPGSFLVIGHDPRQVLVLKTGSSPGEVNTYQIQKLPGGVCLESSKLCMPDLPHLLAFLSASRDILPRTLLLPPPTLGPEDQNTDPLQIGSIQVSTSRRVLFLVNSLYLETHRGWGTEQTPPETTPETAERHGPAPRNPAPHRVSWVEGPLSPEEHHLRPALASLVEEKEDEEEEDDKDDEEGPEDMLTQHVRALARARSSYVAKQFRSFRARLTSGAGGPHRPGDPATELLQDVRHLLTDLQDHLAKDPDVRAVFASRGPGAPQKEEELGPAVEAALYRAVLAPLKPALWMRLRTLRAPELRQLRRRQVALRAEAGPPGAQGAGRERRSPAPALRSRIHARLAHLHAACAPRRKVSLLLAVCSDVYEGLARGENQEPLGADAFLPALTEELIWSPDIGETQLDVEFLMELLDPDELRGEAGYYLTTWFGALYHIAHYEPDTARAHKGLSSEVRASLRQWHRRRTLHRESLSGDQAKLPFEEPWAIEIMQETKDD, encoded by the exons ATGATGGCCCAGCCAGAGGACAAGGCCCCAGCAGGCCCCACGGACCAGGAGAG ACTAATCCCATCACAGGCGAATGGAGCTGGTGAGACCCCCTTAAGGGTCCTTGGGACCCCAGAGTCACTCCTTCGCCTTCAGAGGACATGGGGGGTGTGGCAGATCCCAGAGCTGGATGCCCACAGTGCGAAAGCCCTTCTGGACCTGTGGCCACCAGGG AGTTTCCTGGTCATAGGACATGATCCCAGACAGGTCCTGGTGTTGAAGACAGGATCTTCACCAGGGGAAGTCAACACCTACCAGATCCAGAAGCTTCCTGGAG GTGTGTGTCTGGAATCCTCTAAGCTCTGCATGCCAGATCTGCCCCATCTCCTGGCCTTCCTATCAGCCAGCAG GGATATTTTGCCTAGAACATTGCTCTTGCCCCCTCCTACCCTGGGGCCTGAAGACCAAAACACAG ATCCTCTGCAGATCGGCAGCATCCAAGTCAGCACCTCAAGGAGGGTACTCTTCCTGGTGAACAGCCTCTACCTGGAGACCCACAGAGGATGGGGGACGGAGCAGACCCCGCCAGAGACAACTCCAGAGACTGCGGAGAGACATGGTCCAG CCCCCAGGAACCCAGCCCCTCACCGCGTCTCCTGGGTGGAGGGCCCGCTCAGCCCAGAGGAACACCATCTTAGGCCAGCTCTGGCCAGCCtggtggaggagaaggaggatgaggaggaggaggatgacaaAGATGATGAAGAAGGACCTGAGGACATGCTCACTCAGCACGTCCGGGCTCTAGCCAGGGCCCGGAGCAGCTACGTGGCCAAGCAGTTCCGGAGCTTCCGGGCGCGCCTCACCTCAGGTGCTGGGGGCCCCCACAGGCCTGGGGACCCGGCCACAGAGCTGCTTCAGGACGTCCGGCACCTTCTTACTGACCTCCAGGATCACTTAGCAAAGGATCCCGATGTCAGGGCTGTCTTCGCAAGCAGGGGACCTGGGGCCCCCCAGAAGGAGGAGGAGCTAG GCCCCGCAGTGGAGGCGGCCTTGTACCGCGCGGTGCTGGCGCCTCTGAAGCCTGCCCTGTGGATGCGACTCCGCACGCTCCGCGCCCCAGAGCTGCGGCAACTACGGCGGCGACAGGTAGCCCTGCGGGCGGAGGCGGGGCCTCCGGGAGCCCAGGGGGCGGGGCGTGAGAGGCgaagccccgcccctgccctgcGGAGCCGCATTCATGCGCGCCTGGCGCACCTCCACGCCGCCTGCGCCCCGCGCCGCAAGGTGTCGCTCCTGCTGGCGGTGTGCAGTGACGTCTACGAGGGTCTGGCTCGTGGGGAGAACCAAG AGCCCCTGGGGGCCGACGCCTTCCTGCCAGCGCTGACAGAGGAACTGATCTGGAGTCCAGACATTGGGGAGACGCAGCTGGACGTAGAGTTTCTCATGGAGCTCCTGGATCCGGACGAACTACGGGGAGAAG CCGGGTACTACCTGACCACGTGGTTTGGGGCGCTGTACCACATTGCCCACTACGAGCCCGACACGGCCCGTGCGCACAAGGGGCTCAGCTCTGAGGTTCGGGCCTCTCTGCGGCAGTGGCACCGCAGGCGGACGCTGCACAGAGAGAGTCTCTCCGGGGACCAG GCCAAGCTGCCCTTTGAGGAACCATGGGCGATAGAGATTATGCAAGAGACCAAAGATGATTAG